A single region of the Halorussus gelatinilyticus genome encodes:
- the pfkB gene encoding 1-phosphofructokinase, with the protein MILTVTLNPAVDHTIKLDGPLEADAVNRTTLDQYDAGGKGINVSKYLEALDAETVTSGLVGGLFGDFVERQLSRTKVPHDFVEMSGCTRLNTTILSEDGEYKINQSGHPVKRRSERAIIEKIADYDPETVVVAGSLPPGLGPATIDRIADAGDWDTAVDVEGGLLDRLEVPYAWCKPNRAELATATGMPTGTVEECRAAARELQSRGFRRVVASLGPDGAILVTDDDGFYVEPPETDVVDTAGAGDALLAGVLKASADGLPLGETLRYGVEVAGRVVEVPGTTVPSLSAVAEEASSNRLRSL; encoded by the coding sequence ATGATACTGACGGTCACGCTGAACCCGGCCGTAGACCACACCATCAAGCTCGACGGCCCGCTGGAGGCGGACGCGGTCAACCGGACGACGCTCGACCAGTACGACGCCGGGGGCAAGGGCATCAACGTCTCGAAGTACCTCGAAGCGTTGGACGCGGAGACGGTGACGAGCGGGCTGGTGGGCGGCCTGTTCGGCGACTTCGTGGAACGACAGCTCTCCCGGACGAAGGTCCCCCACGACTTCGTGGAGATGTCCGGCTGTACGCGGCTGAACACGACCATACTCTCGGAGGACGGCGAGTACAAGATAAACCAGTCGGGCCATCCGGTCAAGCGCCGGAGCGAGCGCGCCATCATCGAGAAGATAGCCGACTACGACCCCGAGACGGTGGTCGTCGCCGGGAGCCTCCCGCCGGGTCTCGGCCCCGCGACCATCGACCGAATCGCGGACGCGGGCGACTGGGACACCGCCGTGGACGTCGAGGGCGGCCTGCTCGACCGGCTCGAAGTGCCGTACGCGTGGTGCAAGCCCAATCGCGCCGAACTGGCGACCGCCACCGGCATGCCGACCGGGACCGTCGAGGAGTGTCGCGCGGCGGCCCGCGAACTCCAGTCGCGCGGCTTCCGGCGCGTGGTGGCCTCGCTCGGCCCCGACGGAGCGATTCTCGTCACGGACGACGACGGCTTCTACGTCGAGCCTCCCGAGACCGACGTGGTGGACACCGCCGGTGCGGGCGACGCACTTCTCGCGGGCGTGCTGAAGGCCTCGGCCGACGGACTGCCGCTCGGCGAGACGCTCCGGTACGGCGTCGAGGTGGCTGGCCGCGTGGTCGAGGTGCCGGGGACAACGGTGCCGTCGCTGTCGGCGGTGGCCGAGGAGGCCAGTTCGAACCGCCTACGGTCGCTCTGA
- the glpR gene encoding HTH-type transcriptional regulator GlpR produces MLPAERKRKIRDTVTERDGCSVSELAEMLDVSKATIRRDLRDLEDEGLVERSHGGALPVRTVASEQSYSQRGVQNLEAKRAIASRASREVHDDQVVFFDSGTTTMEVAKQAPDDVGFIAATNSPMLALEFADNGRDVKLTGGTLRQQTRALVGPTGESFLERTNFDQVFLGTNAVDPDAGLTTPNEAEARMKQLMCEKAQRVVLVADETKFGRKSFVQFADVETVDLVITDAELDGEMLEAFEAASVDVVDGVGK; encoded by the coding sequence ATGCTTCCAGCCGAACGCAAACGAAAGATCCGCGACACCGTGACCGAGCGGGACGGCTGTTCCGTCTCCGAGCTCGCCGAGATGCTCGACGTCTCGAAGGCGACCATCCGGCGGGACCTCCGCGACCTCGAAGACGAGGGCCTCGTCGAGCGGTCCCACGGCGGCGCGCTCCCGGTCAGGACCGTCGCCAGCGAACAGTCCTACAGTCAGCGCGGCGTCCAGAACCTGGAGGCCAAGCGGGCCATCGCGTCGCGCGCGAGTCGGGAGGTCCACGACGACCAAGTGGTCTTCTTCGACTCGGGGACGACGACCATGGAGGTCGCAAAGCAGGCCCCAGACGACGTGGGGTTCATCGCGGCGACGAACTCGCCGATGCTGGCGCTGGAGTTCGCCGACAACGGCCGGGACGTGAAGCTGACCGGCGGCACGCTCCGCCAGCAGACGCGGGCACTCGTCGGTCCGACCGGCGAGTCGTTTCTGGAGCGGACGAACTTCGACCAGGTGTTCCTCGGGACGAACGCCGTCGATCCCGACGCGGGTCTCACAACGCCGAACGAGGCCGAGGCCCGGATGAAACAGTTGATGTGCGAGAAGGCACAGCGCGTCGTGCTGGTGGCCGACGAGACGAAGTTCGGCCGCAAGAGCTTCGTGCAGTTCGCCGACGTCGAGACGGTCGATCTGGTCATCACCGACGCCGAACTCGACGGCGAGATGCTCGAAGCGTTCGAGGCGGCCTCCGTGGACGTGGTCGATGGAGTTGGTAAATGA
- a CDS encoding ABC transporter ATP-binding protein: protein MAEVTLTDLVKQFEDVVAVDGVSLDIPDESFTVLVGPSGCGKTTTLRLIAGLERATDGTIEIGDEIVNDRRAYERDIAMVFQNYALYPHKSVEGNMRFGLEQQGTDDEVIEERVADAAELLQIEELLDRRPSELSGGQQQRVALGRAIVREPDVFLMDEPLSNLDAKLRIQMRAELNKLHDKLSTTTVYVTHDQVEAMTLGDQIAVMDAGEIQQVGPPTFVYENPRNMFVADFLGSPSMNFLEGDLRREDGEFRLDVGPIEHEVPTEYHDALDGYDGERVVLGVRPEDVTLRPDGIPVTVNVVEPQGEKTVLELALGDQTIKASVDPGVAVTSDDRVSVEFDRESVHYFDAATGECLDFSADDEPAVDSKSATVAGGSGA, encoded by the coding sequence ATGGCTGAAGTAACGCTCACGGACCTCGTCAAGCAGTTCGAGGACGTGGTCGCGGTGGACGGCGTCTCGCTGGACATCCCCGACGAGAGCTTCACGGTCCTCGTGGGACCGTCGGGCTGTGGCAAGACGACGACGCTCCGGCTCATCGCCGGACTGGAGCGGGCGACCGACGGCACCATCGAAATCGGCGACGAGATAGTCAACGACCGGCGGGCCTACGAGCGCGACATCGCCATGGTGTTCCAGAACTACGCGCTCTACCCCCACAAGTCGGTCGAGGGCAACATGCGATTCGGTCTCGAACAGCAGGGGACCGACGACGAGGTCATCGAGGAGCGCGTCGCGGATGCGGCCGAACTCCTCCAGATAGAGGAGTTGCTCGACCGTCGCCCCTCGGAGCTGTCGGGCGGCCAGCAACAGCGCGTCGCGTTGGGTCGCGCAATCGTCCGGGAACCGGACGTGTTCCTGATGGACGAACCCCTCTCGAATCTGGACGCCAAGCTCCGAATTCAGATGCGCGCGGAACTCAACAAGCTCCACGACAAGCTCTCGACCACGACGGTCTACGTCACCCACGACCAGGTCGAGGCGATGACGCTCGGCGACCAGATCGCGGTGATGGACGCCGGAGAGATTCAGCAGGTGGGGCCGCCGACGTTCGTCTACGAGAACCCGCGCAACATGTTCGTCGCGGACTTCCTCGGGAGCCCATCGATGAACTTCCTCGAAGGCGACCTGCGACGCGAGGACGGCGAGTTCCGCCTCGACGTCGGTCCGATAGAGCACGAGGTCCCGACCGAGTACCACGACGCCCTCGACGGCTACGACGGCGAGCGCGTCGTCCTCGGCGTCCGGCCGGAGGACGTGACGCTCCGGCCCGACGGCATCCCCGTGACGGTGAACGTCGTCGAACCGCAGGGCGAGAAGACGGTTCTCGAACTCGCCCTCGGGGACCAGACCATCAAGGCCTCCGTGGACCCCGGCGTCGCCGTCACGTCCGACGACCGCGTGAGCGTCGAGTTCGACCGCGAGTCGGTCCACTACTTCGACGCGGCGACCGGCGAGTGCCTCGACTTCTCGGCCGACGACGAACCGGCGGTCGATTCGAAGTCCGCGACCGTCGCGGGCGGTAGCGGGGCGTGA
- a CDS encoding carbohydrate ABC transporter permease: MSTKTSPYARLTESLGLDTDNEWPSVVRERLAAYGLLGVYVFVVWFPIYYILITSFKPTAEVLNLPITFYPHEATIQNYVDIFNNRPFELYTFNSLVVASTTTVIVVTLGTLSGYTFSRYDFMGNKSLLLSIVAARMIPPIALIVPFFSIMSNPPIIGGLTGSLYDTKIALILTYTFFNLPFAVWIMKNYFDGVPESLDEQAKVDGCSTWEGFVKVILPVAKPGIAATAILAFIFSWNEFVFALVLTSSEQAQTLPIAVSLFVADDFVDWAHLAAGGMIAALPGILFGLFFQRYIVSGLTQGAVKE, translated from the coding sequence ATGAGCACGAAAACGTCACCGTACGCCCGACTGACGGAGAGTCTGGGCCTCGACACGGACAACGAGTGGCCGAGCGTGGTGCGCGAGCGACTGGCGGCCTACGGCCTGCTCGGGGTGTACGTGTTCGTGGTGTGGTTCCCCATCTACTACATCCTCATCACGAGCTTCAAACCCACCGCGGAGGTGCTGAACCTCCCGATCACGTTCTACCCCCACGAGGCGACGATTCAGAACTACGTGGACATCTTCAATAACCGGCCGTTCGAGCTGTACACGTTCAACAGCCTCGTGGTCGCCAGCACCACCACGGTCATCGTGGTGACGCTGGGGACGCTGTCGGGGTACACGTTCTCGCGGTACGACTTCATGGGCAACAAGTCGCTGCTGCTCAGCATCGTCGCGGCGCGGATGATTCCGCCCATCGCGCTCATCGTGCCGTTCTTCTCGATCATGTCGAATCCGCCGATTATCGGCGGGTTGACCGGGAGCCTCTACGACACGAAGATAGCACTCATCCTGACGTACACGTTCTTCAACCTGCCGTTCGCGGTGTGGATAATGAAGAACTACTTCGACGGCGTGCCCGAGAGCTTAGACGAGCAGGCGAAGGTGGACGGCTGTTCGACCTGGGAGGGGTTCGTGAAGGTCATCCTCCCGGTCGCCAAGCCCGGAATCGCCGCGACGGCGATTCTGGCGTTCATCTTCTCGTGGAACGAGTTCGTCTTCGCGCTCGTCCTCACCTCCTCGGAGCAGGCTCAGACGCTACCCATCGCAGTGAGCCTGTTCGTCGCAGACGACTTCGTGGACTGGGCGCACCTCGCGGCCGGCGGGATGATCGCCGCGCTCCCCGGCATCCTGTTCGGCCTGTTCTTCCAGCGGTACATCGTCAGCGGACTGACACAGGGAGCGGTGAAAGAATGA
- a CDS encoding carbohydrate ABC transporter permease, whose product MTESQYSLRRRLDKLFVPLTVGPTVLWIAGIIVYPTAKLLWSSLFFTHPITGQKQFVGLRNFRRLLFGDGGALLNPSFVSFTKNTLIYVGFSVTISFLLGLGIAILLNKDLKGRGWLRTAVIVPWILPYVMSGLMWRWMFQAQYGAINGVLMQTGIIDSKIAFLSDGTLAMMALIIADVWVFTPFIIIILLAGLQNVPEQLYDAAEVDGASRWSRFRNVTYPFLKPSILVALTIRIIFDIRALDLVWVMTQGGPGTQTEVWASWLYRTAMVFNKPGEGAALGVVMLAVTFGIVAVLYKLFGETPYES is encoded by the coding sequence ATGACTGAATCACAGTATTCCCTACGACGACGGCTGGACAAGCTGTTCGTCCCGCTCACGGTGGGGCCGACCGTCCTCTGGATAGCGGGTATCATCGTCTACCCGACGGCGAAGCTCCTCTGGTCGAGCCTGTTTTTCACCCATCCCATCACGGGGCAGAAGCAGTTCGTCGGCCTCCGGAACTTCCGGCGGCTTCTGTTCGGCGACGGCGGGGCGCTGTTGAACCCCAGTTTCGTCTCGTTCACGAAGAACACCCTCATCTACGTGGGGTTCAGCGTCACCATCTCGTTCCTGTTAGGGCTCGGCATCGCCATCCTCCTGAACAAAGACCTGAAAGGCCGGGGGTGGTTGCGGACGGCGGTAATCGTGCCGTGGATTCTGCCGTACGTGATGAGCGGGCTGATGTGGCGGTGGATGTTTCAGGCCCAGTACGGAGCGATCAACGGCGTTCTGATGCAGACGGGCATCATCGACAGCAAGATTGCGTTCCTCTCAGATGGGACGCTGGCGATGATGGCGCTCATTATCGCTGACGTGTGGGTGTTCACGCCGTTCATCATCATCATCCTGCTCGCGGGACTCCAGAACGTCCCCGAACAGTTGTACGACGCCGCGGAAGTGGACGGCGCGAGTCGCTGGTCGCGGTTCCGGAACGTCACTTACCCGTTCCTCAAGCCGTCGATACTAGTCGCACTGACCATCCGCATCATCTTCGACATCCGCGCGCTCGACCTCGTCTGGGTCATGACTCAAGGCGGCCCCGGTACGCAGACCGAGGTCTGGGCCTCGTGGCTCTACCGGACCGCGATGGTGTTCAACAAGCCCGGTGAGGGCGCAGCGCTCGGCGTCGTGATGCTCGCGGTCACGTTCGGTATCGTCGCGGTGCTGTACAAGCTATTCGGAGAAACTCCCTACGAATCATGA
- a CDS encoding ABC transporter substrate-binding protein — MADNRSRTRRRFIATAGASGVAALAGCSGGGGDTSNDTTTTGSGGSEGTTVGTTMSGGEMADKIVFYNSGGLSSDPGTEKNIKRFEDETGITVEVNEVPWSNLKTSLTTNWRNQSSQIDAFNGPTWWLADFVNAGWIEPLGLSNAHMNKFPESLRSLVTFDGKTYMAPQLGKWGSYLYDKKVLSQAGYDAPPDTWDDILKMGPDLGSGNRSAFGFTWANKDVFMFKQFLYQAGSQLFNDSNQPTFVETGTKVFNDFLVPLREQGLIPDGTSSMGEGGVGDTFIAGNLATVESWTPLGSRVLGSDGWDESRLGSAKPPKGPSSRATFQDANGVAVSAFSKRKKAAKEFARFMSTTESSKTDMVVEGNPSVVPEVYDSSEVKEKYPADLVEDMKFNLEHAKSETYLAQPQVDNFLSNQITPALLGNKDPKKALQTARDNIVGLYQDIGVL, encoded by the coding sequence ATGGCTGACAACCGTTCACGGACGAGACGGCGATTCATCGCTACCGCGGGCGCGAGCGGCGTTGCCGCGCTCGCAGGCTGTAGCGGCGGTGGCGGCGACACTTCGAACGATACGACGACCACAGGGTCGGGCGGCTCGGAGGGCACGACCGTCGGCACCACCATGTCCGGCGGGGAGATGGCCGACAAGATCGTGTTCTACAACTCCGGCGGGCTGAGTTCGGACCCCGGTACGGAGAAGAACATCAAGCGCTTCGAGGACGAGACCGGCATCACGGTCGAGGTCAACGAGGTCCCGTGGAGCAACCTCAAGACGAGCCTCACCACTAACTGGCGCAATCAGAGCAGCCAGATAGACGCGTTCAACGGGCCGACGTGGTGGCTCGCCGACTTCGTGAACGCGGGCTGGATCGAACCGCTCGGCCTCTCGAACGCTCACATGAACAAGTTCCCCGAGAGCCTGCGCAGCCTCGTCACCTTCGACGGCAAGACGTACATGGCTCCGCAGTTGGGCAAGTGGGGCAGCTACCTCTACGACAAGAAGGTGCTGTCTCAGGCGGGCTACGACGCGCCGCCGGACACGTGGGACGACATCCTGAAGATGGGTCCGGACCTCGGCTCGGGCAACCGGTCGGCGTTCGGGTTCACGTGGGCGAACAAGGACGTGTTCATGTTCAAGCAGTTCCTCTACCAGGCGGGGAGCCAGCTGTTCAACGACAGCAACCAGCCGACCTTCGTCGAGACGGGGACGAAGGTGTTCAACGACTTCCTCGTCCCGCTCCGCGAGCAGGGGCTCATCCCCGACGGGACTTCGAGCATGGGCGAGGGCGGCGTCGGCGACACGTTCATCGCCGGGAATCTGGCGACCGTCGAATCGTGGACGCCGCTGGGGTCGCGCGTTCTCGGCTCCGACGGCTGGGACGAGAGCCGCCTCGGGAGCGCCAAGCCCCCGAAGGGTCCGTCCTCCCGCGCCACGTTCCAGGACGCCAACGGCGTCGCTGTCTCGGCGTTCTCCAAGCGCAAGAAGGCCGCCAAGGAGTTCGCGAGGTTCATGTCCACGACCGAATCCTCCAAGACGGACATGGTCGTCGAGGGCAACCCCTCGGTCGTTCCCGAGGTGTACGACTCCTCCGAAGTCAAGGAGAAGTACCCCGCCGACCTCGTGGAGGACATGAAGTTCAACCTCGAACACGCCAAGAGCGAGACGTACCTCGCCCAGCCGCAGGTTGACAACTTCCTCTCGAACCAGATTACGCCCGCGCTCCTCGGAAACAAGGACCCGAAGAAGGCGCTTCAAACCGCGCGCGACAACATCGTCGGTCTCTATCAGGACATCGGCGTCCTGTGA
- a CDS encoding NUDIX hydrolase: MTDDSATDDPLAWETLDSAVAYSCPGFDVRNEDVRLPDGTETDFDYLDEAPSVVVLPFTPDGEVVVIEEWRQAVRRVNRSLPVGGMEPEDEDRAAAARRELREETGHEADSVEFLTSVEPANGVANSLLHFFVARGCTPTAEQELNHNESIRVDTTTLDELREHVAEREIRDGRTTLGLLYYEAFGTETDE, encoded by the coding sequence ATGACGGACGACTCCGCGACAGACGACCCGCTCGCGTGGGAGACCCTCGACTCGGCGGTCGCCTACTCGTGTCCCGGCTTCGACGTGCGAAACGAGGACGTCCGACTCCCGGACGGCACCGAGACCGACTTCGACTACCTCGACGAGGCTCCGAGCGTCGTCGTCCTCCCGTTCACGCCCGACGGCGAAGTCGTCGTCATCGAGGAGTGGCGACAGGCCGTCCGACGGGTCAACCGGAGCCTCCCGGTCGGCGGGATGGAACCAGAAGACGAGGACCGCGCCGCGGCGGCCCGCCGGGAACTCCGGGAGGAGACCGGCCACGAGGCCGACTCCGTCGAGTTCCTGACCAGCGTCGAACCGGCGAACGGCGTGGCGAACTCGCTGTTACACTTCTTCGTGGCCCGCGGGTGTACCCCGACCGCCGAACAGGAACTCAACCACAACGAGTCGATTCGCGTGGATACGACGACGCTGGACGAGTTGCGTGAGCACGTCGCCGAGCGAGAGATTCGGGACGGGCGGACGACGCTCGGATTGCTGTACTACGAGGCGTTCGGGACCGAGACGGACGAATAA
- the tgtA gene encoding tRNA guanosine(15) transglycosylase TgtA, with the protein MRDNFEIRDQDALGRIGELEVPRAGVTVETPALLPVVNPHVRTVEPARMQSEFGADILITNSYIFYGSDDYREAALDRGLHDVLDFDGAIMTDSGSFQLAEYGEIDVTTPEILRFQHDVGSDIGTPVDIPTPPDAPREQAEDELATTQERLEVAEGVDVGEMLVNAPVQGSTYPNLREEAGRHAEATQLDVFPVGAVVPLMNDYRYAEMVDVVAGAKRGLGAAAPVHLFGAGHPMMFALAVAMGCDLFDSAAYALYARDDRYLTVRGTEQLDDLDYFPCSCPVCAAHTPAELRGFDDRDREELLAEHNLHVTFREIRTVKQALRSGNLLELVETRARAHPAMLDGYRALVGHADQLEREDSTSKGAFFYLSGESARRPEVVRHQNRLERLALSPGDEVLLSEGGASDRYDESWRVVAPFGPFPRDLSETYPLTAEVPERMDAEGYRSAAEGVDRLVAANPEVEFTLAHHDWPESALAAVPERVDVADLSE; encoded by the coding sequence ATGAGAGACAACTTCGAGATTCGCGACCAGGACGCGCTGGGTCGCATCGGGGAACTGGAAGTCCCCCGCGCCGGCGTGACCGTCGAGACGCCCGCGCTCCTGCCGGTCGTCAACCCCCACGTCCGGACCGTCGAACCCGCCCGGATGCAGTCGGAGTTCGGTGCCGATATTCTCATCACGAACTCCTACATCTTCTACGGGAGCGACGACTACCGCGAGGCGGCCCTCGATAGGGGACTCCACGACGTGCTGGACTTCGACGGAGCCATCATGACCGACTCGGGGTCGTTCCAGTTGGCCGAGTACGGCGAAATCGACGTGACGACGCCCGAGATTCTCCGGTTCCAGCACGACGTGGGGAGCGACATCGGGACGCCGGTGGACATCCCGACGCCGCCCGACGCCCCGCGAGAGCAGGCCGAAGACGAGTTGGCGACCACGCAGGAGCGCCTCGAAGTCGCCGAGGGCGTGGACGTTGGCGAGATGCTCGTCAACGCGCCCGTGCAGGGTTCGACCTACCCGAACCTCCGCGAGGAGGCGGGTCGCCACGCCGAGGCGACCCAACTGGACGTGTTCCCGGTCGGTGCCGTGGTCCCGCTGATGAACGACTACCGGTACGCCGAGATGGTGGACGTGGTGGCCGGCGCGAAGCGCGGGTTAGGCGCGGCCGCGCCGGTCCACCTCTTCGGCGCGGGCCACCCGATGATGTTCGCGCTCGCGGTGGCGATGGGCTGTGACCTCTTCGACTCGGCGGCGTACGCGCTCTACGCCCGCGACGACCGGTACCTGACGGTCCGGGGCACCGAGCAGTTGGACGACTTGGACTACTTCCCCTGCTCGTGTCCGGTCTGCGCCGCCCACACCCCCGCGGAGTTGCGAGGGTTCGACGACCGCGACCGCGAGGAGTTGCTGGCCGAACACAACCTCCACGTCACGTTCCGAGAGATTCGGACGGTCAAGCAGGCGCTCCGGTCGGGGAACCTGCTGGAACTGGTCGAGACCCGCGCTCGCGCCCACCCCGCGATGCTCGACGGCTACCGCGCGCTGGTCGGCCACGCCGACCAACTGGAGCGCGAGGATTCCACGTCGAAGGGAGCCTTCTTCTACCTCTCCGGCGAGAGCGCGCGCCGACCCGAGGTCGTCCGCCACCAGAACCGCCTCGAACGCCTCGCGCTCTCGCCCGGCGACGAGGTGCTGCTGTCGGAGGGCGGAGCGAGCGACCGCTACGACGAGTCGTGGCGCGTCGTGGCCCCGTTCGGTCCGTTCCCGCGGGACCTCTCGGAGACCTACCCCCTGACCGCCGAGGTCCCCGAGCGCATGGACGCCGAGGGGTACCGGTCGGCCGCCGAGGGCGTCGATCGCCTCGTCGCGGCGAACCCCGAAGTCGAGTTCACGCTGGCCCACCACGACTGGCCCGAGAGCGCGCTGGCGGCGGTGCCCGAGCGCGTGGACGTGGCGGACCTCTCGGAGTAG
- a CDS encoding bacterio-opsin activator domain-containing protein: MSTIAQLGVPAEEFALRGTLSRVPDVTVEAERVVAHDEERVMPFVWAAGDDLAAFEDALAEDPSVENERRLTDLPDGRFYRMEWVESVEVLLHSMTEHGAAVLKARGQDGRWHLRILFSDRAAVSQTHEFCRDRDLGADVEQIHELDSRDGGGRHGLTAEQYEAVTAALETGYYEVPRGASARDVADELDISHQALSERLRRGHGNLVANALTVDAVRDGEDGPVTQ, translated from the coding sequence ATGAGTACCATCGCGCAGCTCGGGGTTCCGGCCGAGGAGTTCGCGCTCCGGGGAACGCTGTCGCGGGTCCCCGACGTGACCGTCGAGGCCGAGCGCGTCGTCGCCCACGACGAAGAGCGCGTGATGCCGTTCGTCTGGGCCGCGGGCGACGACTTGGCGGCGTTCGAGGACGCGCTCGCCGAGGATCCCTCCGTCGAGAACGAGCGACGGCTGACCGACTTGCCGGACGGCCGATTCTACCGGATGGAGTGGGTCGAGTCGGTCGAGGTCCTGCTCCACTCGATGACCGAACACGGGGCCGCGGTGCTGAAGGCCCGCGGGCAGGACGGCCGGTGGCACCTCCGCATCCTCTTCTCGGACCGGGCGGCGGTCTCTCAGACCCACGAGTTCTGCCGGGACCGCGATTTGGGGGCGGACGTCGAGCAGATTCACGAACTCGACAGCAGGGACGGCGGCGGTCGGCACGGCCTGACCGCCGAGCAGTACGAGGCGGTCACGGCCGCGCTCGAAACCGGTTACTACGAGGTGCCCCGCGGTGCCTCGGCGCGGGACGTGGCCGACGAACTCGACATCTCCCATCAGGCGCTCTCCGAGCGGTTGCGCCGGGGCCACGGCAACCTCGTCGCCAACGCGCTGACGGTGGACGCCGTGCGCGACGGCGAGGACGGGCCTGTCACGCAGTGA
- the arcS gene encoding archaeosine synthase subunit alpha yields MTDYFEVHERDGAARVAELRLADSVTTPAIADDFLRDAGSLWTGDREVPEGSDDELTILPHRGFPSGTDEEVMDSFAVEYPDVDYPSAAVVAPETADDFGTDAYVLSGARGFVGHGAGFREAIVRTREAIPADGALYLPGVATPANVATLVYAGVDLVDTDAAVVAGTEGKYLTSEGTHYLDDLSELPCACPACQQPLSEFTRQDCADHNENALKAELGVVRERIRAGRLRDYIEGQARHEQWLTAAFREFDQQWSYLEERTPLIRDSELSAATEDTLQRVEIKRFADRVTTRYRSRFDNPLVLVPCSAAKPYSESQSHGQFHDAIQFRGHTVSMTSPIGVVPQELELTYPAQHYDSVVTGRWSEDEKQFVAEVLRRYLERNDYPRVIAHVPPEGYRDVCERVEAELGMGFEYTVEDHPTTTESLGNLMRTLDGELKYGKRERQHNTVRAIADYQFGPGAGDALFDEIRTEARYPKLRVHDADGEQLAAMVPQYGVLSFTLAGARRWVESDAPTKRVEIDSFAPHGSVLAPGVVDADDDVRVGDEVVVEGPKAFAVGRAEMSGPEMAESTRGIATTVRHVEEK; encoded by the coding sequence ATGACCGACTACTTCGAGGTCCACGAGCGCGACGGCGCGGCCCGCGTCGCCGAGTTGCGGCTCGCGGACTCGGTGACGACGCCCGCCATCGCCGACGACTTCCTCCGCGACGCCGGAAGCCTCTGGACCGGAGACCGAGAGGTTCCCGAGGGGAGCGACGACGAACTCACGATTCTCCCCCATCGGGGGTTCCCGAGCGGGACCGACGAGGAAGTGATGGACTCGTTCGCGGTCGAGTACCCCGACGTGGACTACCCGAGCGCGGCCGTCGTCGCGCCCGAGACGGCCGACGACTTCGGGACGGACGCCTACGTCCTCTCTGGCGCGCGGGGGTTCGTCGGCCACGGCGCGGGGTTCCGCGAGGCCATCGTCCGGACCCGCGAAGCGATTCCGGCCGACGGCGCGCTCTACCTGCCGGGCGTCGCCACGCCCGCGAACGTCGCCACGCTGGTCTACGCGGGCGTGGACCTCGTGGATACCGACGCCGCAGTCGTCGCCGGGACCGAGGGCAAGTATCTCACCTCGGAGGGCACCCACTACCTCGACGACCTCTCGGAACTGCCCTGCGCCTGTCCGGCCTGCCAGCAACCGCTCTCGGAGTTCACTCGGCAGGACTGCGCCGACCACAACGAGAACGCCCTGAAGGCCGAACTCGGCGTCGTCCGCGAGCGAATCCGGGCCGGGCGACTCCGCGACTACATCGAGGGACAGGCCCGCCACGAGCAGTGGCTCACCGCCGCGTTCCGGGAGTTCGACCAGCAGTGGAGCTACCTCGAAGAGCGCACGCCGCTCATCCGGGACAGCGAGCTCTCGGCCGCGACCGAGGACACTCTCCAGCGGGTCGAAATCAAGCGGTTCGCCGACCGCGTGACGACTCGCTACCGGAGCCGATTCGACAACCCGCTCGTGCTGGTGCCCTGCTCGGCCGCCAAACCCTACAGCGAGTCCCAGAGCCACGGTCAGTTCCACGACGCCATCCAGTTCCGGGGCCACACCGTCTCGATGACCTCGCCAATCGGCGTCGTCCCGCAGGAACTCGAGCTGACCTACCCAGCCCAGCACTACGACTCGGTGGTCACGGGCCGGTGGTCCGAGGACGAGAAGCAGTTCGTCGCCGAGGTCCTGCGCCGCTACCTCGAACGGAACGACTACCCGCGCGTCATCGCCCACGTCCCGCCGGAAGGCTACCGCGACGTCTGCGAGCGCGTCGAGGCGGAACTCGGCATGGGCTTCGAGTACACCGTCGAAGACCACCCGACGACGACCGAATCGCTCGGCAACCTCATGCGGACCCTCGACGGCGAACTCAAGTACGGCAAGCGCGAGCGCCAGCACAACACGGTCCGGGCCATCGCGGACTACCAGTTCGGGCCGGGCGCCGGCGACGCCCTGTTCGACGAGATTCGGACCGAGGCGCGCTACCCCAAGTTGCGCGTCCACGACGCCGACGGCGAGCAGTTGGCCGCGATGGTGCCCCAGTACGGCGTCCTCTCGTTCACCCTCGCGGGCGCTCGCCGGTGGGTCGAGTCCGACGCCCCGACCAAGCGCGTGGAAATCGACAGCTTCGCGCCCCACGGAAGCGTCCTCGCGCCGGGCGTCGTGGACGCCGACGACGACGTGCGCGTCGGCGACGAGGTGGTCGTCGAAGGCCCGAAGGCGTTCGCCGTCGGCCGCGCCGAGATGTCCGGCCCCGAGATGGCCGAGAGCACGCGCGGCATCGCCACGACGGTCCGGCACGTCGAGGAGAAGTAG